ACATTTGAAAGTGTAAAAACAAGGTTGGATAGAGAACAATCTCTAAGTTACATGGAATTTAATTATATGATTTTACAAGCTTACGATTTTTTAGAACTTAATAAAAAAGAAAATTGTTTATTGCAAATCGGTGGATCTGATCAATGGGGTAATATTATTAATGGCGTAGATTTGATTAAAAGACATTCTAATCAACAAACATATGGTTTAACTACTCCTTTAATCACGTTAGCGACAGGTGCTAAAATGGGAAAAACTGAAAATGGAGCAATATGGTTGGATGAAAAATTTTTGTCACCATACGATTATTGGCAATTTTGGAGAAATATAGATGATAGAGATGTGTCGAAATTCATGAAATTTTTCACAGATTTAAGTATTGATGAAATAGAGAAAATTAAAGAAAAAAATATTAATGAACAAAAAATTGTTTTAGCAAATCAAACCACTTCTATGCTTCATGGTGAACAAGAAGCGAAAAAAAGTGAAGAAACAGCAAAAAAAACTTTTTTAGAAAATTCAATGGGTTCTGCATTACCTTCTGTTTCAATTAAAAAAGATCAATTGAATGATAAGTTAAGTATTGTTGATTTAATAATTCTTTCCAAGTTAGAAAAATCTAAAAGTGAGATAAGAAGATTGATTAAAGGTAGTGGTGTTAGAATTAACAATCAAATTATTAATGATGAGAAACTAATAATCAGTGAAAAATTATTTAAAGATAATACAATTAAACTCTCCTTGGGTAAGAAAAGACATATCAAAGTTGAAATAAACTAATTTTTTTTTATTTTTTCAAGAGTTCTTGTGATGAATCTTGGTGTAAGAGTTTTCACAGGGTTTACAGTTGTTTTTAATTTATTTGGGGGACCCTTTATCTTAAAACTCACACCAAAAACACCCTCTCCAACTTTCTTTCCCACTAAAATATCTCCAAGAAGAGGAATGGAGGATATAGTTCTATTAATTGTTGTTGCTGGAACCATAGTTCCTCTAAGACTAACCAAATCATCACTTTCAATATATCCTTCCATCAATAAAGAGATAGCGGGACCGATGGCATATAACTCTTCTATTCTCATAAGATCATTCTTATTGGAAAATTTCATTTCAAAATCTGTAAATCTTATTCCCTCGCCAGTTAATAAGTCAGCGATACCTTGAAGAGATGCTAATGTTAATAATTTTGCTAAAGCTGGCACTTCTTGTACTTTAAAATTATCAATTATTAATTTTGAATTAGAAACATTGTTTTGTTTAATGGAATAAAAATCTAAATTGCCTTCCTCAAAACCTTTTATAAATTTGTACCTATTAACAAATGGCTTAGCTAAATCAGAATAAAGAGTTGTAATTTTTTCATTTGAAGTAGATCTTATAGTTAAATTAATCCTCTGATTATTGGAAAAATCTCCAGCTAAATTAGCATCAATTACTTCACTATTGTTGAATGTTAAATATCCACCTAAATCTTCTATAGGATGATCTTTATCAAGGAATGCTTCTTCTATCTTTACATTTAGTTTAAAATTTTTAGAAAAAATTTTTTTGCTCTCAGAATTTTTATCATCTTTCAATAAATCATCTATAATTTTAGTGGCATTAAAACTATTAGATTTTAATAAATAATCTTTATCTCTTTTTTTGATTGATGCATCATTTTTTAATAAGTCATTATC
The DNA window shown above is from Candidatus Pelagibacter sp. RS39 and carries:
- the tyrS gene encoding tyrosine--tRNA ligase — its product is MNKFLKEFKDRGYFYQCTDENELSSLLDKKKIKAYIGFDCTAESLHVGSLLQIMCLRMLQKHGHQPIVLLGGGTTRIGDPSGKDKTRKILSEDEIEKNSKNIERILKKFLDTSDKNVKPIFVNNYEWLKGLNYISFLRDIGKHFTINKMLTFESVKTRLDREQSLSYMEFNYMILQAYDFLELNKKENCLLQIGGSDQWGNIINGVDLIKRHSNQQTYGLTTPLITLATGAKMGKTENGAIWLDEKFLSPYDYWQFWRNIDDRDVSKFMKFFTDLSIDEIEKIKEKNINEQKIVLANQTTSMLHGEQEAKKSEETAKKTFLENSMGSALPSVSIKKDQLNDKLSIVDLIILSKLEKSKSEIRRLIKGSGVRINNQIINDEKLIISEKLFKDNTIKLSLGKKRHIKVEIN